The genomic region tgtattttctccaaACAAAATTTGTTTGGAGAATTTACAATATTGTCCAAAATTTACAATAATTGTCCAAGAACCTTAGCACAACttgcaaagaaattaaataaagtaaCTTACTGTGTGaacaaaaaatgtcttaaaattcTTGGCTTCTGGACGTAGCTCCAAAGACCACGGTATTTCTCCTTTTAGAACTTTGTTGACAGGATCTACGTAATACAGGTGGGGCCCTTCTGTGAGGAGCAATTGGCGTCGACGTGCAAACAATCCCTAACGGgaaaagtaaaaacagcaaCGCAAAAAAAGCATAAAGAGAAGAGGTAAATCTGTACATCTCTGATTTTAACAACAGAGGCAGAATTAAAACAGCTCagtgagaggaaaatgtttgaGTTTAGggcagtttgttttctttttgcttcatttaattGACCTCACTCCTTTTTGGGGAGGTTGCAGTGCATCCATAATACGTGACAAAAGTACTATTTTAAGAACTCATCTTTGAGTtctatcaaaacaaaacaactaactGTAAAGAGTAAAGCAGAATATATTTGTCAAGTATGCTGGCACACAAATCTATTGTCAtgattttctgttgaaaattaGGAACAAACAGGTAAGAACTTGTATGAAAGTCAACCTACATTCCTATATAGCTGACAAAGACTATTGAAGCTCCTCTGTACTATGTTAAAGTTATTAATTATAGCAGTTCTAATGCCACCTCTACCTCTCTTAGGATGTAGAACTAGTCAGACTGAGGAAACGTAACACTGCTGAGGACAATATGAGTTTGCATTCTATTTTCCAATATTAATGGCTCAATCCACATACAGATATGCATCAAGACCAAGTATTTAATCGACTGTATCAGATTGGTAGGAAGAGGTTGTACAAAAACTTGTTTACTACAGTCTTCTCAAAGCGAAGCATCAACAGAATATTTACTTTTagccttttcaaaaaaataagaacacaaaattttaaaaaactatTCACAGGAAAACATcacatcttaaaaaacaaacaaaacaatgtgaCACTTACAAATAGCTTAGACAAGTAAGTTCTAAAACAGGTTCCTTATCTTCATTACGAATGTGTAAAAGCATGACAACTGAATCCTGTTACAGGAAATTAAGAAAACCCCTTACCTTTCTTTTGTCCACTGGGCCCATTTTTAGAATTAAGTTATTTTCTACAAACTGAtgccttgaaaaacaaaacaatagggAAAAAACACTATTACCTCAGATATAACTCTTCCACATAACAATGGCAGTAAGAACTGTTTACTATTACTAAgcaattttccatttccttctagTATAATTTCCTCCGAAGAGTCCTGAATATCTCTACTAGGTGAATTTTGGCCTCTTCCTCATTTTACACCAAACAGGTACGTTTTTagtagttattttttttgttgttgttgttttgttttgtttttgttgtttttaagctgtcctttaaaaaaatcacaaacaagcAACTCTTATcaagaatgaagagaaatgcTAATGAATGCATAGCCTGGACATATTTTAGTTATAAATGGAATAttatcattcaaaaaaaaaaaacaaaacaaaaaaaaacttatgccagctgtaagaaagaaaaaacatcttctaGTTCTGGAACTCTGTAGAGGGAAGAATTCTTTACACTGTACCACTTCTCTTCCTATACCCACACCATCTTTTAGCCCTtaactttaaaaactttttttttttgctgctgttgctttaaaaaaaagaaattaggaaaaacCTAGTCAATATTAGTTTCTTTAAAGATATTAAGACTGACAATtattaatttgaataaaaaattatttttctagattCCTCACTTCAATGCAAGTAACAAATGAGCTATTTTTACAGATCTTACCAAGGATTTCCACCAGCTTGTTTTGCCAGAAGTAACctcttttcatcttcagaaaactGTAAATCCAACTCAAAGGAATTGTTGTCAAGATCATGAATATACTGTTCAATATTGCCTCCTGATGTCTGTGGGGTACTCGTCTCTGGGGTAGACAGTGAATGGGAAGAGGCAGAACCAGAAACTTGCATGCAACCAAACTGACTGAGGAGATTGTCATactaaaaggaggaaaaaaaaaataaagtaaaaaaaaagtaagagttgcttgtttatttaaaaagcttattttgCTCTGAATAACTAGTGTTACTTTTAACTTAAGCATGCTTTGGCTTTTGCGCAAAAAAAGGCAGACTACTCTCTACAAATTAACTGGCATATCTCAAAAGAATTATGCTTAGtcaaaagcaaactttttttttttaagaaaaacactccatcagaaaaaaaatgttgactaGATCAAATTTTATCCAGAAATTGTTTATTAGATTCTTAATAGTTAagtcttcattaaaatataacCAACCAGTAGCTTCAATGAAAGTACTTGATAtacaataattttgttttaacgGAAGTCTAGGCAGCATCAGAGCTGAATATAGCTATAGCTAAACATACATTTCCATAACAGTCTTCATCATCCTCTGACATGGCAGGTAGGTATGCTGTAAGTTTTGGGGGTGTCTGAAGATGTAGGTTCTCCCACACAATAGATTCAAAGAAGGGGTGAGCCTTAAGAGGTCCATATCCTCCCATTTCTTCACAGCCTAATCTTTTGGTAGCATCTAGAACCTGAACAGGTTACAATGAAGTTAGCATGCATAAATTAATGACAAGAAAGGGGCAAGCACCATTCACATTTGCACAGCAATATGCAAAAACTTAATTGGTCAGCCTTACTCTTCTAGGCACATACAAGGAGACTGCttatcataaaatcacagaatggctgaggtcgAAAGGGACTCTGAAGATAATCTAGTCGAAACCCCTTGCCAAGCAgaatcacctagagcacattgcagaggatggcatccagaaaggttttgaatacctccagagaaGATGACTCcgcaacctctctgggcaacctgttcctgtgctctgtcaccctcacagtaaagtgtCCTGTCATCAGGAACTTCCTCTCACAGAAACTTCCCATGTTTTCAGTCTGTGCCCAGTGCCTCtctgttgctgggcacaactgaaaagtcTGGTTCCATCTTCTTGACACCCCTTCTACCCACCAACCCACCCTTGTAATACAAGGTGTTATTTGTCAGTGTGACTTGTTAGCACAATTTAGTATTTCATCAGCTCACATAGCTAGAGAAATAAGCACTTCTTTGGatccacagattttttttttttgctttgtttctttataaagatggaaacaaaaccaagcaaaccCACAGAGGCTGCATGATGGAGCACGGCTCATTTAAATATAGTCCCACATCATACTGTGAGTGATGCAAGACAGCTGTAAAAGCTATAGTTGGTGCCAAACACCAACCTCAAGCACCCTAAAACAGCACAGATCTCAGGATGTTGACACATCCTGGACCTTACCACCATCCCTCAGGATGTTGACACATCCTGGACCTTACCACTCAGAGAATGCTGGCTTGGCCACAGAGCTATTAGGCCCTTTTATAATGGTTGCACTCACCACCATTCACAAACATAATGTACAGAATTTTCTCCCTAATAAGCTAGACCATCCAACTTCAAGAAGCTTACACCATGCAAAATGTGTAAGCATTTTTACATAATTTACATATTCACTGCACATTCATGTGCAGAATAAAACTTTTGCTGATACTATTATTAGACATGCATTAACTGCCCTAAAATGAAGGATAAATTGATTTATATCAATTTATTTAAGGAATACATCTTTATTTAAGGAATACATCTTTCTATGATGTACAGAACATTCTTTATAACTAAATGATATATTATACAACTCAAAAATTAACTCGAGTACTATGCAAGCACAAGTGTTTGAATCTTAACTTGTATTACGCAtagtttttagaaatatttgcttCCACTTGACAGAGACGTTCTTTGCCCATGCTTTATAATTCAGATAAATCAGTGCTGTTTAATAATGGATGTTGACTTTTGAGATACTCTTATGTACAATTAATAGTTCAGAGTTGTTCTTATTACAAGGTTCATGGTAGAATAGATAGAAACTTTAGGAAAAGAGAACTACATTAAAAAGCTGAATGTTTCCAATGTCATCAAATCATTCAACAGCAGTAAATATTTACCAATAGCTTTTCTACAAGGTCTTTTGCCTTGGGAAAAAATTTTTCTGGAAAGTCATATTCCAACTTTATTATCTTCTGGAATATCAGATACTCATtcctgcaaaagagaaaaatattagcTAGTTATTAGTTCTCCATGGTTCTTTTACCTTAACAGTGCATAATCTGGACAAATATTAAATTTGAGAAACACAAGCTATAAGTCAAGTTCCCGTAAATCCTTCTATAGTGTACTTAAGGGGAAGCAGTTGCTTATAAGCATCTGTGATCCTGTAAGCATGAAATACTTGAACAGTAACAGGGAAAGGTCGAATGCCTCAATATAGAGGTGAAAGAAACCTTCATGGAGGCATAGTTACCTTACAGTATAAACTACATTTGAAGTCCTAAGATAAATCAAATAACCTCTCTCAGGACTTCTAGTTACTCTTAGCATCTTCACGATTTCAACAAGGAAACGAACTAGATTATACAAATAAAAGCAGGCATAACAACACTAAAAGTGCACCATGAAAATCTGTACTTCAGAACTGATAGTAAAGTAAAACCCAATGCaagtaaatgtatttataatcCACATTAAAGAACTAGTAGCATAAGTCTCTTACCCAGCTCTGAATGGAGGCAATCCAGCTACAAGCTGATATATTATACATCCCAGAGCCCAGAGGTCagagcttcaaaaaaaaaaaaaaaaaggaaaaaaaaccttagcatgtttttctataaatttgtaaaacaaaaataaaatttcttaaatTCCTGCTAGTTAGAACACATCACAAATATGTCAGACAAGCCTGTTAGTGTGACTTCCACACTATTCACTTTATTCCTTGTCTGGAGAATAGGCCTGCAACACTACTTCTGAAAGCATACAGTAACCATCCCCCAACAACTGACTACAAGCACATGTGCAAGACAGCTGAATTTTCAGTTGACATAATGGGTAAATAAGACTAAAAAGATGTCTTATTAACCACTACCACAATTCCAAGACAAATCCAACTTAATGCAAAATATGCTCCTTCAGAATTAGAATCATTTCCTCtaaatatttaatggaaaaaatcatcACCATAGCACTTTTTCAccaaaagctttctttcagacacaaagaaaaaatgcaggctATATGgtacaaaggagagaaaaagttttaatgTGATGTCCTGAAAGAGTATGTTTAAACTTACTTTACCTCAGAGTACTTTATACATAGATTTGGCAAGGCTTAGAAATCCTCATAGAAGACTAAAATTCTAATGGCGGCTCAGACCTGCTCAAATTAGGAATTTTATGCAGAGGTATTATGGAAATTCTAAAGGGGGATGATAGCCTGATGAAGTCTTTACATTATCCAAACCAGCCCAAACATTTTTACTAGAAGCAGAACTGGAAGGGCTGGTGGCATTTATATAAAttcaaaaaataacagctgaaaTTACCACAGGAGAGTTATTCAcaaaatagagatttttttcccctatgtttTGTCAGTGATTACTTTGAGTGATTATTCTTCCATCACTGTAATAAAATAGATACACAACAATCCGTAGGTTACTATCAATAACCTATTTAAGAAATTTCATACGGGAATCTCATTTAAGTATGTTACTCATACCAGGCACAGAGATGATCTTTAAACTGTTGcaaaccccaagcagagcttaGTAATAATACTGCAAGCTGATCCAAATACAACTCAGAGCAAGCTGCAACCTTTCCCCTAACTGACAGAATAACATTCTGTTGCTTTTATCTCAGGAGTAACCATAATAGAGCCATCTTACACAAAATAAGAAttcagaatgattttatttctataataGAGAAAGATATTTATGGGGAAGAGGAATCCAACTGCTCACCACAAACTACCTTCTCCTAACAATGGTAAATTCTGTTTGTAGGAGGTAAGATAAACTGATGAAACTAGCACTCAGACAAGAAGCAATACTTGCTAAGAAAAACTCAAACTCTTAACCTTTATGTTCGAGTATCTTGCTTCTTAGAAATACTAAGATACATAATACTAAGATACATCCTCTCACTCCCTGCATTCCATTTGATAGCATCTGACAGAATCCgtatatttctaaaatacaatAGTCTTCACCTTTTACAGGCAGATTTCTCTGTCAGCAGCTCTGGAGAAACATACTGTGCTGTCCCTACAAATGAATTTGCCCgtgctgtgaagaaaattgaaagagGTAAGTAAATACATACTTGTGAAGAAACCAACCCCCTCCCACACCATCCAAAAACACACAGGAATTTCATTTCTCTACCCATTCACAAAACCTGATCAGAGGAGACAAATTGCTTTAATCTCAGTGATATCTATTTGGTTTGAGAAGCTAGGCATTTAGCACAAATTCTACCAACGCACGCTTAGTAAATCTGAGTAAAAAAATTCATTTATCAAATTTAGTGAATGAAAATCAGTTCAGCCCAGTGCATTTTTCAGATATAGTTTGCAGTATCACATTCACAGGTTAACACTAAGCAGCTAGTGGCATAAAAGTTCAATGATCTACATTTAAGCAACTCTGATAGTCGGTGGGGGATTAAATACAACATGCACAGAATAATAGCTTACTGTTTCAGCTGAGACAAACTATCTGTTTGTATTCTTGtcttacagaagaaaagtaatttcaagTACTTAAACTTCTCATTGAGAACAGTCCACCTGGTATTTGGCAATCTAGCTGGCTTTACCACTATACCAAATACTATGTCTTCTGCCATAATCAAAGTAGAGAATCAAAACTGTTTcaatatatttcagtatttttttttcttacgtAAGAGCTAATGATATCTAAAAGTCACAATTTGATAAATACAATATACTTGTATTTTCAAAGGCTCACTTATCTATATAACTATGGCAGTCGGACTTGATCTTTGTAGTTCCCTTCTAACTGTACTATTCTCTACTACATAATGTGGCAAATTAAATATGGTATACCTTGTCTGCTGTCAGCAGATAATACTTTTGCTGTTCCAAAGTCTGTTATTTGAATGTGCATATCTTCATTTAGCAAGATGTTCTCTGGTTTAAGATCCCTAGAAAAGGCAGATTTTTGTATATAAACAGCACAAAAATTAGTATTGCAAAATGGTATGGTGTTTTGCATGCACATTATCATAAATGATGCAGACATTCTGTAAACAATGTTGTGTTAAGTTTTCCTTGACTTGCAGCTGTCAACATGCAGACTGCTGCTAACACATTTTGGAAAGTgcattcattaacatttttcctaaaaagaTTAAGTAATTAATAGTTGACCACAAAACTAGGTTATTGTATACCTCACTTTTTGAGCAAAATGAAGCGAATATCAATT from Aythya fuligula isolate bAytFul2 chromosome 15, bAytFul2.pri, whole genome shotgun sequence harbors:
- the PDPK1 gene encoding 3-phosphoinositide-dependent protein kinase 1 isoform X1; protein product: MASTSSHLYDAVPIQSSVVLCSCPSPSMVRSQADSSTPSVISTCGSRQGSNMESTAAESRSSSNSLQQHTGQQPPQPRKKRPDDFKFGKILGEGSFSTVVLARELASSREYAIKILEKRHIIKENKVPYVTRERDVMSRLDHPFFVKLYFTFQDDEKLYFGLSYAKNGELLKYIRKIGSFDETCTRFYTAEIVSALEYLHGKGIIHRDLKPENILLNEDMHIQITDFGTAKVLSADSRQARANSFVGTAQYVSPELLTEKSACKSSDLWALGCIIYQLVAGLPPFRAGNEYLIFQKIIKLEYDFPEKFFPKAKDLVEKLLVLDATKRLGCEEMGGYGPLKAHPFFESIVWENLHLQTPPKLTAYLPAMSEDDEDCYGNYDNLLSQFGCMQVSGSASSHSLSTPETSTPQTSGGNIEQYIHDLDNNSFELDLQFSEDEKRLLLAKQAGGNPWHQFVENNLILKMGPVDKRKGLFARRRQLLLTEGPHLYYVDPVNKVLKGEIPWSLELRPEAKNFKTFFVHTPNRTYYLMDPSGNAHKWCKKIHEVWRHRYHQNAAK
- the PDPK1 gene encoding 3-phosphoinositide-dependent protein kinase 1 isoform X2; the protein is MVRSQADSSTPSVISTCGSRQGSNMESTAAESRSSSNSLQQHTGQQPPQPRKKRPDDFKFGKILGEGSFSTVVLARELASSREYAIKILEKRHIIKENKVPYVTRERDVMSRLDHPFFVKLYFTFQDDEKLYFGLSYAKNGELLKYIRKIGSFDETCTRFYTAEIVSALEYLHGKGIIHRDLKPENILLNEDMHIQITDFGTAKVLSADSRQARANSFVGTAQYVSPELLTEKSACKSSDLWALGCIIYQLVAGLPPFRAGNEYLIFQKIIKLEYDFPEKFFPKAKDLVEKLLVLDATKRLGCEEMGGYGPLKAHPFFESIVWENLHLQTPPKLTAYLPAMSEDDEDCYGNYDNLLSQFGCMQVSGSASSHSLSTPETSTPQTSGGNIEQYIHDLDNNSFELDLQFSEDEKRLLLAKQAGGNPWHQFVENNLILKMGPVDKRKGLFARRRQLLLTEGPHLYYVDPVNKVLKGEIPWSLELRPEAKNFKTFFVHTPNRTYYLMDPSGNAHKWCKKIHEVWRHRYHQNAAK